The Halorhabdus rudnickae region ACGGCTCGGGTCGACAGCGACATGGCCATCGAGAGCGGCGACGCCGTCTCGCTAACCTTCGAAAGCGAGGACGCTCATTTCTTTGGCGAGGACGGCGATCGGGTCGAACTCGAGGACACTGTCGTCGGTGACGCCTAACTGGCGGCGGGGTTTCTTGTCATCCGTCGCTGTTGCCCTGCGTTTGCCTTTCTCAGTTGTACGATGCCGCACGTATCTTTTTGTCATTGCCACACAATCACGAGCCATGGACGAACCACACCATACGGTTCGTGAGATTCACGAGCAACCACAGGCTATCGAGACCGTACTTGAGGCCTTGCAGGCGGATCGGGAGACGCTTCCGTCGATTGTGTCATCGCCGTTCTGTCTGGTCGGCTGTGGTACCTCGTACTATCTCGCCCGTGCGGGCGAAGCGTTGCTGAACCGGGACGGCGTCGCGGCGGCGATACCGGGCGGTGAGGTACTGATGTCGCCTTCGCAACTGCCACAATCGTCTTTCGAGACGATCGTGCCGATCTCCCGGTCGGGCGAATCGACCGAAACGGTCGCGGCAGCCGACCAACTCGCCGCCGAACACGACGCGGCGTCCGTCCTTGGCGTGACGTGTACGCCGGATAGCTCACTCGACCAGCTGGCCGATCGATCGATCGTCTCGCCTGACGGCAGCGAGGACAGCGTCGTGATGACCAAGTCCTTCTCGTCGATGCTGGTCGCCCTCGAATATCTTGCCGAACTTGCCTCCGGGTCGTCCACGACCGATCGATTCGATGCAGTGCCCGAACTGAGTGAACAGACCGTTACAGCGGCCGATGGGCTCGCCAGGGAGATCGCCGACGACGCGCCGGCCCAGAAGTTCGTCTTCCTCGGGTCCGGCCCGCTGTTCGGACTTGCCTCCGAAGCGATGTTGAAGTTCGAGGAACTCACGCTGTCCTGGAGCAAGGCCTACCATCCACTGGAGTTCAGACACGGGCCGAAGTCGATCGCCGACGAGGAGACGTTGGTGACGCTGTTCGTCCCCGAGGATCCGGACGAACGATACCACTCGCTCGTCGAAGACATTTCCGCTCTCGGTGCGGAGACGCTGATCATCGGCCCCCGCGGTGATCTCGATGCATTCGATGGGACCTACACCTTCGCGTTTCCGAGCGAGACGGTGCCGAGTCGTGCACTGTACATGCCACTCGTCCAGTTGCTGGGCTATTATCGGGCGGTCTCCCTCGGGTTGAACCCTGACGATCCAAAACACCTCTCGCAGGTCGTCGAACTCTGAGCGGCCCAGGTTCAGTGCCTTTGGGGCGTCGCTCCAGATACGCATTCGAAAACAGTCACGATCACTCGGCCTGCTTGATCGCGTCGTCGAGCCGGCCGATAGCCGCCGTTTCGCTGTCGATCCCTTCGTGTCTGGCAGCCATAACGAGCCCGCCGATCGCCGGATTTGTGACTGGTGGGGCCACGGTTGCGCCAGCGATCATCTCCTCGGCGTGGCGCGCAAACGCGTCTGCAACTGGCTCTGCTGTGCCGAACCCGCCGACACAGCCGACGGGCACGGGTGGCCCAACCTCGATGCGGTCGTCGATTGCTTTGCAGGCCAGCGCCAGCTCTTGGCCACAGTCCTCGACGATTTCAGTCGCCACGTCGTCGCCATTTGTCGCTTCCGAAACGACTGATTCGGCGAACGGTGCGATCTCCCGGGGATGGTCGATCTGTTGATGTAAGTGGTCAGTCACGTCCGGAAGGGTCTCAACGTCGAAGGCTGACTCGGCCGCCCCAAGCAGTGCCGTTTCGGGCCCGCGTCCGTCCTGGGCCCGTGCTGCCGCTTGCAGTCCCCGCCGTGCGGCGTCGAACCCGCTTCCCTCGTCGCCGATCAGCCAGCCCCAGCCGCTGGATCGCGCGCTCGTGCCGTCGGCGTCACAGCCGTAGGCGATTGCTCCTGTTCCCGCGACGACGACGATCCCAGGCCCGCCCTGAAACATCGCCTCGTTGGCGATGACAACGTCGTTCTCGATGTAGTGTCGATCGACTAATTCGATGTCTGACAGGAACGACTCGATCCGCCGGCGATCCGCCTCGTTGTCCAACCCGCCCATGCCGAACCCGCCGACGATCCGCTCTTCCAGGCGGTCGGCGGGAACAGCGTCAGTGAGTGCCGCACGGACGTTCTTCTGGGCTGTCTCTACACCGACCGCTGTGTACCGGCTCGGGCCACTCCGCCCGACTCCCTGGAGGCTGAAATCCGTGTCCGCGGCGACACAGGTGGTGCTCGTCCCGCCGGAGTCGATGCCAAGCAGGAGCATCTATGCGAGCGAAAACGCCTCAACGTACCGGTGAATCGTTTCGCTAATCCGGGAGACGACGAACTCGTCCGGATCGATGTCCGTGTGTCGCCGGACGTTTTCGTACAGTTGGTTCTGTGCCGCCTCGACCTCGGGTTCAGTCAGGACGTACCGGCCGACACAGAGTGCGATATTCCGTCGGTTCTCCTCGGCATAGGCGTCGTGATTTGCGGAAGCAAGCGAGTCGGGCGCGAACTTCTGCCACGGCGCGTCGGCAACGGCCGCATCTTCAAGTGTCGACATGAACGCCGACGGTTCGACGGCGTCTGCGTCCTTGACTGTCGCTTCGAGTTCCGCCAGGGCTTCGATCTGGGCCGCGGCGAACTCGGGGCCGACGTTGGCGGCACCGATGCCAAACTCCGCGAACCGCTCTAAGGTTTCATTCGGGAGCCAGTCGGTGTAGTGGACCTTCACGAAGAGATCGTTCTCGTCGGCGATTGCACACAGCCGTTCGGTCTGGTCCGGATCGAAGTCGTTGGTCATGTCGATCCGCATCGTCGTGCCGACCTGCCCGACGACGAAGATGATCCGCTCGAACACACCGGGCCGTTGCTCGGCGAGTGCCTCCTTCAGCAGGTGGATGTACCGCTCGAAATCGTCCGGTTCGGTCATCCCGCCACTGATCTCCTCGGTGCCGACTTCGTAGTAGACCGGCTCCTGGTCGTTCGAGACGCGCCGCTCCTCGATCTCGTCGATCAGAGTTGCCGTCCGCTCGGCAACGGTTTCGAGATCCAGAATCCCATCAGCACGAGCGTCCTCCGTTGCGTCGACGTGGAGTACGTCGAAGCCGGCATCGAGGTCGTCGAAGAACACGTCCGTCGCATAGTCCATCGCCTCCGAGAGGTCCACACTCGGATCGCCGCGGTCGCGCATGCTCTGATAGGGACCGCCGTGGTCCCGTGCGAGAATCGTTTCGCCGTCGTAATCGACAGCACTGCTTAGCTCTTCGATAAAGGAGACGAGTTCCGATTGCGACCAGCCGGTGTAGCCCCGGTCCGCATCGACTTGACGGGGTGTTGCGATGAACATCGGGGTGAAGTTTGTGGCTTGCCTGGCCTCCCGGAGGGTTGCCTCGACGATTTCGGAGGTCATCGGACAGACTCCCAGTAACACTGCTGACCCATTGTGGGAGCCGAGCCATGTCTTGACATTCTTTTGCATGGCACGGAATAGGGAAGAAATATAGATAACCGTTGGGGCAAAACCGCTGGACTGACTGGACGGACCCTTCGATACGTTCTTTCGACTGGCCCGAGCTGGCGTTACGTTGTTCGTGAGTTCCCACCTGTACTCGGCCCGTCGATGCTCAGGATTTCGGCCAGTTCCTCGGCCAGCTCGTCCAGCCGGTGCTCGACAGCGTCGGATAGGGCCCTGGCGTGATCGATCGTGGCGGGCTGGATACCGAACAGCGCGACCTCGGCCCCAGTTTCGCGAGCGAGGAAGGTCCGGAGCATCGCCGGTGTCGACTTGTGTGAAGAAAAAGACTCGCCGCCGAGATCGTCGGGATCGACCCATTTCCCGGAGCCGGGATCGCCACCGAAGTCCACTGCGTCGACAAGAACGATCCAGTCCGGAGCAAACCGTCTGATGACGCTGGTATGGTTCTCGGGGGCGACCCCACCTTCGACGAGCAGCAGTCGATCGTCTCCGGAGTGGCCCCGGCGGGAGTCCAGATGATCGAGGAGTCTGAGCCCGACGGCGTCGTCACCTCGGAGCGCCGACCCGATACCGACGACCGCGACGCGGTCGTCCAGCCCGATTGTGGGTGTCCTCGTCACACTCGCCGAAACGTCACGGACTACCTAAAGACGTCCGATGAGTTGTCGGCTCGCTGGGCCATTGAAGCCGCCGTAATTCGAAACCTTCACGATAGATCGTCAAATAAATGCCAACGAAGGTACCGCCGGAAGTCGAATGATTCAAGGTGATTTCCGACCAAACTTGCCGGTATGAATACTTTCGGGAGGGTACTGGCGTGAGTGGCACTTATCTCGCCATCGTCCCACTGATCGCGCTGTTCGGCGGCGTTTTCGGCACTTACCTGGCCGGTCGCTACGTCCGCGAACGGTCGACAGCGTGGGCTGGTGGGACCGCGGTCGTGTCGTTGCTGGTCGCGCTGGGTACGACCTGGCTGCTGTGGACCCGCTCGCTCCCGATCGAGTATGCCTTGTTGGGAGAGGGTGTCGGCATCCGGGTCACCGCGCTGAGCGTCTTCCTCTCGGCGGTCGCGTGTCTGGCTGGTCTCGCGGTCACGGTCCACGCGACTGGGGGTGGTGACGTCGAAGACGCCGCCGACGTGTACTTCCCGCTGGTGCTGGCGGCCGTCGCAGGGGTCGTCGGGATCGGCCTCGCGGCGGACCTGTTCTCGCTATACGTCTTCTTCGAAGTGATGGCGGTCGCGACGTACGCGCTGGTTCCGTTCGCAGTCGATCGCGCGACGGCCGTCGAAGCGGGCGTCAAATACGTCGTCATGAACGCGGCGGGCTCGTTGCTCGCGATCTTCGGTATCTCGCTCGTCTACGCTCACACCGGTGGCGTCCTTGACTTTGCAGTACTCTCCGGGGAACTGACCACGACCGCTGGTCCTGGCCCCCTCGAAGCCGCTGTTCTCTTCCTCGTCGTCGGATTCGGCGTGAAGGCGGCGGTCGTCCCACTTCACACCTGGTTGCCCGACGCCTACGCGGAGGCGCCGGCGAGCGCGAGCGCACTGCTTGCGGGGCTGGCGACACCGGCCGCGGTCGTCGCCATGGTGAAAGCACTCTCAGTGGTCCCGGACGGCGTCTCGGTCGGCCTCCTCTTGCTCGTCCTGGGCGGACTGACGATGACCGTCGGCAACTTCCTCGCGCTGGGCCAGCGCGACCTCAAGCGACTGCTCGCGTACTCGTCGATCCCGCACGTAGGATACATTCTCTTTGGCTTTGGCGTCGGATTCTACGGCGGCTTCGGCGTCGCCTTCGATGGCGCCCTCTTTCATGTCCTCGCAAACGCGTTCATGAAGGGCGGGGCTTTCCTTGCGGTCGGTGCAATCGTCTACCGACTGGCTGGGGCCGAAGGCGAGACCCGCACGCTTGACGCGCTCGCCGGGGTTGGCTATCGGATGCCTGTCGCCGCGGGCGCGATCGCGGTCGCCGTGCTGGCGCTTGCCGGCGTGCCACCGCTCGCTGGCTTCTGGGGCAAGCTGTTCATCGTCCTCGGGAGCGCCGAAGTCTCGGGCGCGGTCGGTGTCGGTCTCGCGCTGCTCGTGATCGGGAACTCTTTCCTCTCGCTGGGCTATTATCTCCCGGTGCTGGGTGCGCTGTTCGGCACGCCGACCGACGCTACGCAGACTGTCGATCGAACGCCCACGGTGCTCGCAATCCCGATCCTGGCGTTGACTGCCGGGACGATCCTGCTGGGGATCGCACCGGCGTTCGGGTTCGACCTCGTCGGGCCGGCAGCTGACGTGCTTCAGCACGGACTGGAGGTGGCACCATGATCGGACAACTAACCACAGCGGCACTCGCAGTGACGGTCCTGCTGGGACTGCTCGCGGTCGCTGCACGGGACTTCCTCGTCTCGATCCTCTCGCTGTCGGGTGCGAGCGTCGCGCTGGCGGTGTATTTCTACCTCGCGGGTGCGCCGATCGCGGCGGTTTTCGAG contains the following coding sequences:
- a CDS encoding SIS domain-containing protein is translated as MDEPHHTVREIHEQPQAIETVLEALQADRETLPSIVSSPFCLVGCGTSYYLARAGEALLNRDGVAAAIPGGEVLMSPSQLPQSSFETIVPISRSGESTETVAAADQLAAEHDAASVLGVTCTPDSSLDQLADRSIVSPDGSEDSVVMTKSFSSMLVALEYLAELASGSSTTDRFDAVPELSEQTVTAADGLAREIADDAPAQKFVFLGSGPLFGLASEAMLKFEELTLSWSKAYHPLEFRHGPKSIADEETLVTLFVPEDPDERYHSLVEDISALGAETLIIGPRGDLDAFDGTYTFAFPSETVPSRALYMPLVQLLGYYRAVSLGLNPDDPKHLSQVVEL
- a CDS encoding BadF/BadG/BcrA/BcrD ATPase family protein, which gives rise to MLLLGIDSGGTSTTCVAADTDFSLQGVGRSGPSRYTAVGVETAQKNVRAALTDAVPADRLEERIVGGFGMGGLDNEADRRRIESFLSDIELVDRHYIENDVVIANEAMFQGGPGIVVVAGTGAIAYGCDADGTSARSSGWGWLIGDEGSGFDAARRGLQAAARAQDGRGPETALLGAAESAFDVETLPDVTDHLHQQIDHPREIAPFAESVVSEATNGDDVATEIVEDCGQELALACKAIDDRIEVGPPVPVGCVGGFGTAEPVADAFARHAEEMIAGATVAPPVTNPAIGGLVMAARHEGIDSETAAIGRLDDAIKQAE
- a CDS encoding class II D-tagatose-bisphosphate aldolase non-catalytic subunit; translated protein: MQKNVKTWLGSHNGSAVLLGVCPMTSEIVEATLREARQATNFTPMFIATPRQVDADRGYTGWSQSELVSFIEELSSAVDYDGETILARDHGGPYQSMRDRGDPSVDLSEAMDYATDVFFDDLDAGFDVLHVDATEDARADGILDLETVAERTATLIDEIEERRVSNDQEPVYYEVGTEEISGGMTEPDDFERYIHLLKEALAEQRPGVFERIIFVVGQVGTTMRIDMTNDFDPDQTERLCAIADENDLFVKVHYTDWLPNETLERFAEFGIGAANVGPEFAAAQIEALAELEATVKDADAVEPSAFMSTLEDAAVADAPWQKFAPDSLASANHDAYAEENRRNIALCVGRYVLTEPEVEAAQNQLYENVRRHTDIDPDEFVVSRISETIHRYVEAFSLA
- a CDS encoding hydrogenase maturation protease: MTRTPTIGLDDRVAVVGIGSALRGDDAVGLRLLDHLDSRRGHSGDDRLLLVEGGVAPENHTSVIRRFAPDWIVLVDAVDFGGDPGSGKWVDPDDLGGESFSSHKSTPAMLRTFLARETGAEVALFGIQPATIDHARALSDAVEHRLDELAEELAEILSIDGPSTGGNSRTT
- a CDS encoding NADH-quinone oxidoreductase subunit N, with the translated sequence MSGTYLAIVPLIALFGGVFGTYLAGRYVRERSTAWAGGTAVVSLLVALGTTWLLWTRSLPIEYALLGEGVGIRVTALSVFLSAVACLAGLAVTVHATGGGDVEDAADVYFPLVLAAVAGVVGIGLAADLFSLYVFFEVMAVATYALVPFAVDRATAVEAGVKYVVMNAAGSLLAIFGISLVYAHTGGVLDFAVLSGELTTTAGPGPLEAAVLFLVVGFGVKAAVVPLHTWLPDAYAEAPASASALLAGLATPAAVVAMVKALSVVPDGVSVGLLLLVLGGLTMTVGNFLALGQRDLKRLLAYSSIPHVGYILFGFGVGFYGGFGVAFDGALFHVLANAFMKGGAFLAVGAIVYRLAGAEGETRTLDALAGVGYRMPVAAGAIAVAVLALAGVPPLAGFWGKLFIVLGSAEVSGAVGVGLALLVIGNSFLSLGYYLPVLGALFGTPTDATQTVDRTPTVLAIPILALTAGTILLGIAPAFGFDLVGPAADVLQHGLEVAP